One genomic segment of Brassica napus cultivar Da-Ae chromosome A3, Da-Ae, whole genome shotgun sequence includes these proteins:
- the LOC106437888 gene encoding ABC transporter B family member 1 — protein MSQESVQIEEEIKSLEQWRWSEMQGLELLPEPSSNSNSNSRNPETELQEHPPEMENGGGTPPPPATVEEPKKAEIRGVAFKELFRFADGLDYVLMTIGSVGAFVHGCSLPLFLRFFADLVNSFGSNANNVDKMMQEVLKYALYFLVVGAAIWASSWAEISCWMWTGERQTTKMRIKYLEAALNQDIQFFDTEVRTSDVVSAINTDAVMVQDAISEKLGNFIHYMATFVSGFIVGFTAVWQLALVTIAVVPLIAVIGGIHTTTLSKLSNKSQESLSQAGNIVEQTVVQIRVVMAFVGESRASQAYSSALKTAQKLGYKTGFAKGMGLGATYFVVFCCYALLLWYGGYLVRHHLTNGGLAIATMFAVMIGGLGLGQSVPSMAAFAKAKVAAAKIFRIIDHKPTIERNSESGVELESVTGLVELKNVDFSYPSRPDVKILNDFTLSVPAGKTIALVGSSGSGKSTVVSLIERFYDPTSGQVLLDGHDLKTLKLKWLRQQIGLVSQEPALFATSIKENILLGRPDADQVEVEEAARVANAHSFIIKLPDGFDTQVGERGLQLSGGQKQRIAIARAMLKNPAILLLDEATSALDSESEKLVQEALDRFMIGRTTLIIAHRLSTIRKADLVAVLQQGSVSEIGTHDELFAKGENGIYSKLIKMQEAAHETAMNNARKSSARPSSARNSVSSPIIARNSSYGRSPYSRRLSDFSTTDFSLSVEASSYPNYRHDKLPFKDQANSFWRLAKMNSPEWKYALVGSVGSVICGSLSAFFAYVLSAVLSIYYNPDHNYMIKQIDKYCYLLIGLSSAALIFNTLQHSFWDIVGENLTKRVREKMLTAVLKNEMAWFDQEENESARISARLALDANNVRSAIGDRISVIVQNTALMLVACTAGFVLQWRLALVLVAVFPVVVAATVLQKMFMTGFSGDLEAAHAKGTQLAGEAIANVRTVAAFNSEAKIVRLYTANLEPPLKRCFWKGQIAGSGYGVAQFCLYASYALGLWYASWLVKHGISDFSKTIRVFMVLMVSANGAAETLTLAPDFIKGGQAMRSVFELLDRKTEIEPDDLDTTPVPDRLRGEVELKHIDFSYPSRPDIQVFRDLSLRARAGKTLALVGPSGCGKSSVISLIQRFYEPSSGRVLIDGKDIRKYNLKAIRKHIAIVPQEPCLFGTTIYENIAYGHECATEAEIIQAATLASAHKFISALPDGYKTYVGERGVQLSGGQKQRIAIARALVRKAEIMLLDEATSALDAESERSVQEALDQACSGRTSIVVAHRLSTIRNAHVIAVIDDGKVAEQGSHSHLLKNYPDGIYARMIQLQRFTHTQVIGMTSGSSSRVKDDDA, from the exons ATGTCCCAAGAATCTGTTCagatagaagaagaaataaagtCATTAGAACAATGGCGTTGGTCCGAAATGCAAGGACTTGAGCTTCTCCCTGAACCTTCCTCAAATAGTAACAGCAACTCAAGAAACCCAGAAACAGAGCTCCAAGAACATCCGCCGGAGATGGAAAACGGCGGTGgtactcctcctcctccggcaaCAGTGGAGGAGCCTAAAAAAGCAGAGATTCGTGGAGTTGCGTTCAAAGAGCTTTTCAGATTCGCAGATGGGTTAGATTATGTACTGATGACAATTGGCTCTGTTGGTGCTTTCGTCCACGGCTGCTCTTTGCCTCTGTTCCTCAGATTCTTCGCCGATCTCGTTAACTCCTTCGGTTCTAACGCGAATAACGTCGACAAGATGATGCAAGAAGTTCTCAAG TATGCGCTTTACTTTCTTGTCGTTGGTGCTGCAATCTGGGCTTCCTCCTGGGCAG AGATTTCGTGTTGGATGTGGACTGGAGAGAGACAAACAACGAAGATGAGGATAAAGTACTTAGAAGCTGCTTTAAACCAAGACATTCAGTTCTTCGACACTGAGGTTCGAACTTCAGATGTTGTCTCCGCCATTAACACCGACGCTGTTATGGTTCAAGACGCCATCAGCGAGAAA TTGGGTAACTTCATCCATTACATGGCGACTTTTGTGTCGGGATTCATCGTGGGTTTCACGGCGGTGTGGCAACTAGCGTTGGTGACTATCGCGGTGGTTCCGTTGATAGCTGTGATCGGAGGAATCCACACCACAACTCTCTCTAAGCTCTCTAACAAGAGTCAAGAGTCTCTTTCACAAGCTGGTAATATCGTCGAACAG ACAGTGGTACAGATCAGGGTAGTAATGGCTTTTGTCGGAGAATCAAGAGCCTCTCAAGCTTACTCATCAGCTTTGAAGACAGCTCAGAAACTCGGTTACAAAACAGGTTTCGCTAAAGGAATGGGACTTGGCGCCACTTACTTCGTCGTCTTCTGTTGCTACGCTCTCTTGCTCTGGTACGGTGGCTATCTCGTCCGTCATCATTTGACCAACGGTGGTCTCGCTATAGCCACCATGTTCGCCGTCATGATCGGTGGCTT GGGGTTGGGACAATCAGTACCGAGCATGGCTGCGTTTGCGAAAGCTAAAGTTGCTGCTGCAAAGATCTTTAGAATCATTGATCACAAGCCAACGATAGAGCGTAACAGCGAGTCCGGCGTGGAGCTAGAGTCTGTCACGGGTCTTGTCGAGCTTAAAAACGTTGACTTTTCGTACCCGTCAAGACCAGATGTTAAGATCCTTAACGACTTCACACTCTCTGTTCCCGCCGGGAAGACTATAGCTTTGGTCGGAAGCAGTGGTTCGGGCAAAAGCACTGTCGTTTCGCTTATCGAGCGGTTCTACGACCCAACCTCAG GTCAAGTTTTACTAGACGGGCACGACCTGAAGACTCTGAAACTTAAATGGTTAAGGCAACAGATCGGTCTTGTGAGCCAAGAACCAGCCTTGTTTGCCACTTCTATCAAAGAGAATATACTCTTAGGCCGTCCCGACGCAGATCAAGTCGAGGTAGAAGAAGCAGCTCGAGTCGCAAATGCTCATTCCTTCATCATCAAACTACCTGATGGCTTCGACACACAG GTTGGGGAGAGAGGACTGCAGCTTTCAGGTGGACAGAAGCAAAGAATAGCGATAGCAAGAGCCATGTTAAAGAACCCGGCGATACTTTTACTAGATGAAGCCACAAGCGCTTTGGATTCTGAATCAGAGAAGCTAGTGCAAGAAGCTTTGGACCGTTTCATGATAGGAAGGACGACTCTAATCATCGCTCACCGTCTCTCCACCATCCGCAAAGCTGACCTTGTAGCTGTGCTTCAGCAAGGAAGTGTCTCCGAGATTGGTACTCACGACGAGCTTTTCGCCAAGGGAGAGAATGGTATCTACTCTAAGCTTATTAAAATGCAAGAGGCAGCTCATGAAACCGCTATGAACAACGCAAGAAAGAGTAGTGCTAG ACCGTCTAGTGCTAGAAACTCGGTTAGCTCACCGATAATAGCTCGGAACTCTTCTTATGGAAGGTCACCGTACTCGCGGAGACTCTCCGACTTCTCAACTACTGACTTCAGCCTCTCCGTCGAAGCTTCTTCATACCCAAACTACCGACACGATAAGCTACCATTCAAGGACCAAGCCAACTCCTTCTGGCGGCTAGCGAAAATGAACTCTCCGGAGTGGAAATACGCTCTCGTCGGTTCTGTCGGCTCTGTCATCTGCGGCTCGCTCAGCGCCTTCTTTGCGTATGTCCTCAGCGCGGTCCTAAGCATCTACTACAACCCGGACCACAATTACATGATCAAACAGATTGATAAATACTGTTACCTCTTGATCGGTCTCTCTTCTGCGGCTCTCATCTTCAACACGCTCCAGCATTCTTTCTGGGACATTGTGGGGGAGAATCTCACCAAGAGGGTCCGTGAGAAGATGCTTACCGCTGTGCTCAAGAACGAGATGGCTTGGTTTGATCAAGAGGAGAATGAGAGCGCGAGAATCTCGGCGAGGTTGGCTCTTGATGCTAATAACGTGAGATCAGCTATAGGAGATAGGATCTCGGTCATTGTGCAGAACACAGCGTTGATGCTTGTTGCTTGCACTGCTGGGTTTGTTCTGCAATGGAGACTAGCACTTGTGTTGGTTGCAGTCTTCcctgttgttgttgctgcaaCTGTCTTACAG AAAATGTTCATGACTGGATTCTCTGGAGACCTTGAAGCAGCACATGCCAAGGGAACACAGCTCGCTGGCGAAGCCATAGCTAATGTCAGAACAGTCGCAGCTTTCAATTCAGAGGCAAAGATCGTTCGTCTCTACACTGCAAACCTCGAACCACCGTTGAAACGTTGCTTCTGGAAAGGACAAATCGCTGGAAGTGGCTATGGTGTAGCTCAGTTCTGTCTCTACGCATCTTACGCTCTAGGGCTATGGTACGCGTCGTGGCTTGTGAAACACGGCATCTCAGACTTCTCCAAAACCATAAGAGTCTTCATGGTTCTGATGGTCTCAGCTAATGGTGCAGCAGAGACACTCACATTAGCTCCTGATTTCATCAAAGGTGGTCAGGCTATGAGGTCGGTTTTCGAACTTCTTGATCGAAAAACCGAGATCGAACCGGATGATCTCGATACCACGCCGGTTCCAGACCGGTTACGCGGCGAAGTGGAGCTGAAACACATTGATTTCTCTTACCCTTCTAGACCAGACATTCAAGTTTTCCGTGACCTTAGCCTTCGCGCTAGAGCTGGCAAGACTTTGGCCCTTGTCGGTCCGAGCGGGTGCGGTAAAAGCTCAGTCATCTCCCTCATCCAGAGATTCTACGAACCGTCCTCAGGCCGAGTCTTGATAGACGGTAAAGACATAAGGAAGTACAATTTGAAGGCCATAAGGAAACACATAGCCATAGTCCCTCAAGAGCCTTGCTTGTTCGGCACGACAATATACGAAAACATCGCATACGGACACGAATGCGCGACCGAAGCAGAGATCATCCAAGCCGCGACGCTAGCCAGCGCGCACAAGTTCATATCCGCGTTGCCTGATGGCTACAAGACTTATGTCGGAGAGAGAGGCGTTCAGCTGTCGGGAGGACAGAAACAGAGGATAGCGATAGCACGTGCCTTGGTGAGGAAGGCAGAGATCATGCTGCTCGATGAGGCCACAAGTGCTCTTGATGCAGAGTCAGAGAGGTCGGTGCAAGAAGCATTGGACCAGGCTTGTTCTGGTAGAACATCTATTGTCGTGGCTCATAGGTTGTCTACAATCAGGAACGCACACGTGATCGCGGTGATTGATGATGGTAAAGTTGCGGAACAAGGATCGCATTCGCATCTTCTCAAGAACTATCCCGATGGAATCTACGCGAGGATGATACAGTTGCAGAGGTTTACGCATACTCAGGTGATTGGTATGACGTCAGGGTCGAGTTCTAGGGTTAAGGATGATGATGCTTAG
- the LOC106443518 gene encoding zinc finger protein 593 homolog, with protein MGRCPTRKVKKRRLSHKTARRDKFEVKGDDLVYTELRKPETETKPLELNEDLPGMGQFYCLHCDRYFSKASVRDDHFKTKKHKKRVKIMNGPAPHSQLDADLAAGMGMPDNGPKLMAA; from the exons ATGGGTAGATGTCCGACGAGGAAGGTGAAGAAGAGGCGTTTGTCTCACAAAACAGCTCGTCGCGACAAATTCGAAGTCAAAGGCGACGATTTAGTGTACACTGAGCTGCGTAAACCAGAGACGGAGACAAAGCCTTTGGAGCTTAACGAGGATTTGCCTGGGATGGGTCAATTCTACTGCTTGCATTGCGA TCGGTATTTCTCCAAGGCGTCTGTGCGAGATGATCATTTCAAGACGAAGAAACATAAGAAGCG TGTGAAGATAATGAATGGACCAGCGCCACACTCGCAACTCGATGCAGATTTAGCCGCTGGAATGGGAATGCCGGACAATGGTCCAAAGCTCATGGCTGCTTGA
- the LOC106443517 gene encoding heavy metal-associated isoprenylated plant protein 5-like, producing the protein MGEKQEGAKVEQEKQTATVVSAETIDNKPKSSEGDFAAAPAAAAATSAFVYKVDMHCGGCAKKIKRMVKHLDGVKDVTADMSGNKLTVVGKIDPVKFQETLEEKMKRKVLLTNPPPPLPPKVDASAAATAVGEKKSDGGDKAAAPNPPPPPPAPKESLVALKIRLHCEGCIEKIKKIILKIKGVETVAVDATKDIVTLKGMMDVKELVPLLTKKLKRTVEPLLPAKIDDGAAENNKTEAAAPTAGNKEGPASGFSEVKKEGNEHGENKKGAEDTGENKKEAEATGEKKKESGDGGEKKKETGDGVEKKESGGGGGTPVAMVNKMDYYGYSYPTALMYWQEGHVYSQTYSLEDQSYSGSGYNYMSESYVPYSHPNMNAPPGMFSDENPNGCSIM; encoded by the exons ATGGGAGAG AAACAAGAAGGTGCCAAAGTTGAACAAGAGAAGCAGACAGCCACCGTAGTTTCTGCCGAGACGATCGACAACAAGCCAAAGAGCAGTGAAGGAGATTTTGCTGCTGCCCCGGCCGCCGCGGCTGCTACTTCCGCCTTTGTTTACAAAGTGGATATGCACTGTGGAGGTTGTGCAAAGAAGATCAAGCGAATGGTGAAGCACTTAGACGGAGTGAAAGATGTGACGGCGGATATGAGTGGTAACAAGCTCACGGTGGTCGGAAAGATCGATCCGGTGAAGTTCCAAGAGACGTTGGaggagaaaatgaagagaaAGGTGTTACTCACCAACCCACCACCACCATTACCGCCAAAAGTAGACGCATCTGCTGCCGCCACTGCCGTTGGAGAGAAGAAATCCGACGGTGGAGATAAGGCAGCGGCTCCtaatcctcctcctcctccgcccgCTCCCAAAGAG AGCTTGGTGGCTTTAAAGATCAGACTACATTGCGAGGGATGTATTgagaaaatcaagaaaataatattgaaaATCAAAG GGGTTGAAACTGTGGCTGTTGATGCAACTAAAGACATAGTGACACTGAAAGGAATGATGGATGTTAAAGAACTTGTGCCTCTCCTCACAAAGAAACTCAAAAGAACTGTCGAACCTCTTCTTCCGGCCAAAATAGACGACGGAGCCGCCGAGAATAATAAGACAGAAGCTGCTGCTCCTACCGCAGGAAACAAAGAAGGTCCTGCCTCCGGATTTAGTGAAGTAAAGAAGGAAGGAAACGAACACGGAGAGAACAAGAAAGGAGCTGAAGACACCGGTGAGAATAAGAAAGAAGCTGAAGCCAccggagagaagaagaaagagtctGGAGACGgcggagagaagaagaaagagactgGAGACGGCGTTGAGAAGAAGGAAAGTGGCGGTGGAGGAGGTACACCGGTGGCGATGGTGAATAAAATGGATTATTATGGATATTCGTATCCGACGGCTCTAATGTATTGGCAAGAAGGACACGTGTACAGTCAGACGTATTCGTTAGAAGATCAGAGTTATTCAGGTTCAGGATACAATTACATGAGTGAGAGTTACGTGCCATACTCGCATCCTAACATGAACGCGCCTCCTGGAATGTTCAGCGACGAGAACCCTAACGGTTGCTCCATTATGTAA
- the LOC106442821 gene encoding small polypeptide DEVIL 16-like, with protein sequence MAPEENSTCEPCKTFGQKCSHVVKKQRTKFYILRRCIAMLVCWRDNNHDRNDS encoded by the coding sequence ATGGCACCAGAGGAGAATAGCACGTGCGAGCCTTGCAAAACGTTCGGGCAAAAGTGCAGTCATGTCGTGAAGAAACAAAGAACTAAGTTTTATATTCTACGCCGTTGTATCGCTATGTTAGTCTGCTGGCGTGACAACAACCACGACCGAAACGACTCTTGA
- the LOC106441056 gene encoding translin-like — translation MMNTAYRSVHLTASRLINPNPISSSLLHLLAAPRRSSPLRRRFLATPFSSSLYIPMAAGDDQVPPPESHLLEKQFESFRVQLEESAALREQIRAVVMEIESATRLIQANLLLVHQSRPIPEIIEKAKEKIDDLKKFYGRLAEILQKCPGQYYRYHGDWRSETQAVVSQLAFMHWLETGTLLVHTEAEAKLGLNSLEFGLETEDYLTGICFMSNDLPRYVVNRVTAGDYDCPRKVMNFLTDLHAAFRMLNLRNDFLRKKFDSMKYDLRRVEEVYYDVKIRGLISGGDPPPNVQAQS, via the exons ATGATGAACACAGCGTACCGAAGCGTTCACTTGACAGCATCTCGTctgataaaccctaaccccatCTCCTCTTCCCTTCTCCATCTTCTCGCTGCTCCTCGTCGCTCCTCTCCTCTCCGCCGTCGGTTCTTAGCAACtcctttctcttcctctctctacATTCCTATGGCGGCAGGAGACGACCAGGTCCCTCCACCGGAGTCTCACCTTCTCGAGAAGCAGTTCGAGAGCTTCCGTGTCCAGCTCGAAGAGTCTGCAGCTTTGAGAGAGCAGATTCGCGCTGTGGTTATGGAGATTGAGTCCGCCACGAGGCTCATTCAAGCTAACCTCCTTCTCGTTCATCAATCTCGACCCATTCCAG AGATAATTGAGAAAGCTAAGGAAAAGATcgatgatttgaagaagttttACGGTCGGCTTGCTGAGATTCTTCAGAAGTGTCCTGGACAGTACTATAG GTACCATGGGGACTGGAGGAGTGAGACGCAGGCAGTGGTCTCACAGCTTGCTTTTATGCACTGGCTagaaactggaactcttcttgTGCATACCGAAGCTGAAGCTAAACTTGGGT TGAACAGTTTGGAGTTTGGGCTGGAGACAGAAGATTATCTGACCG GAATTTGCTTCATGTCAAACGATTTG CCTAGGTACGTGGTGAATAGAGTAACAGCAGGAGACTATGACTGCCCGAGAAAGGTGATGAACTTCTTGACGGATCTTCATGCAGCCTTCCGCATGCTCAACCTCAGGAACGATTTTCTTCGCAAGAAATTCGACA GTATGAAGTATGACCTAAGAAGAGTGGAAGAAGTATACTATGATGTAAAGATCAGAGGTTTGATTTCTGGTGGAGATCCTCCTCCTAACGTCCAAGCCCAATCCTAA
- the LOC106441055 gene encoding uncharacterized protein LOC106441055, translating into MDWTGIVPPFGMDPRPYSPETFAGFKCHTDNMSSDTKRMEPRHDNISVDSFLGLSMENMGITSSKMDEFSLGLDFSFLPDDFGTSSALDSWSTQDGEAGLKPEILDGFLDEVEEVEHIYSSHLPETQVKKEVSELDGEPYGLMNFSSESYSPSGSIGLSEWSKETAVPHAESSVKVKDEPEDDRKPLSTLLGSWVGRGRSRNKNLLNTRCTRLDSFSETKSCLSYDFRPRKEPMDDTLLSDDPITSSESEDDISVTTIKSKIRTDRRKHHRMWTIDEVVKLLDGISHFGLGKWTDIKNLFFHSSSHRTPVDIRDKWRNLLKASCSNKHNGDEEGEEKRRWSAGRTIPKDILHRVRELASLHSKSLCDFHGSSRNSRKKKKKRS; encoded by the exons ATGGACTGGACTGGAATAGTGCCTCCTTTTGGTATGGACCCGAGACCTTATTCTCCTGAAACTTTTGCTGGATTCAAGTGTCACACT GACAACATGAGTAGTGACACGAAGCGTATGGAACCTAGACATGACAATATCTCCGTGGACAGTTTCTTAGGCCTTAGTATGGAGAATATGGGCATAACAAGCTCCAAGATGGATGAGTTTTCACTTGGACTTGACTTTTCCTTTCTCCCGGATGATTTTGGTACCTCAA GTGCACTAGATTCTTGGAGCACGCAAGATGGGGAAGCAGGTCTAAAACCAGAA ATTCTTGATGGGTTTCTGGATGAAGTTGAGGAAGTGGAACATATCTACTCATCACACCTTCcag AAACACAAGTCAAGAAGGAAGTATCTGAATTAGATGGTGAACCTTATGGTCTTATGAACTTCAGCTCAGAATCTTATTCTCCTAGTGGAAGCATTGGACTCTCCGAGTGGTCAAAAGAAACAGCTGTTCCACATGCTGAATCCAGTGTAAAAGTTAAAGATGAGCCAGAAGATGACAGGAAACCGCTATCCACTTTACTAGGCTCTTGGGTTGGACGAGGCAGGAGTCGAAACAAGAACTTGCTCAACACCCGTTGTACTAG ATTAGATTCTTTCAGTGAAACAAAGTCTTGTTTGTCTTATGACTTCAGGCCTCGGAAAGAACCTATG GACGATACATTGTTATCTGATGATCCAATAACTTCATCTGAGAGCGAAGATGACATATCTGTAACAACAATCAAATCCAAAATCCGAACTGACAGGAGAAAGCATCACAGGATGTGGACTATAGATGAAGTGGTGAAGCTGCTTGATGGTATCTCTCACTTTGGTCTTGGCAAATGGACTGATATAAAGAACCTCTTCTTTCATTCATCATCCCACCGCACGCCTGTTGATATCaga GATAAATGGCGTAATCTACTGAAAGCAAGTTGCAGTAACAAGCATAATGGGGATGAAGAg GGTGAAGAAAAACGACGGTGGTCAGCGGGTCGCACTATCCCTAAGGATATACTGCATCGTGTAAGAGAACTTGCTTCGCTCCACTCCAAGTCATTGTGTGACTTTCATGGCTCCTCAAGAAActcaaggaagaagaaaaagaagaggagTTGA